One genomic region from Accipiter gentilis chromosome Z, bAccGen1.1, whole genome shotgun sequence encodes:
- the MED29 gene encoding mediator of RNA polymerase II transcription subunit 29, whose translation MAAPPQPTPTGPGPGPGPGPPAAPAPPPPPLPTAPGPGPGPGQAAGPGQPPGPPLPAQVAAAQAQDFDPVQRFRLLIPQLKESLQTLMKVAAQNLVQNSSIDNGQKSADGALQRFDKSLEEFYALCDQLELCLRLAHECLSQSFDSAKHAPALVPAAPKGEGGAGETLPYTQYLPLIKAQIAGAKDIHNALLEGANKITGKLPPPGGP comes from the exons ATGGCGGCGCCCCCGCAGCCGACACCgacggggccgggcccggggccgggcccggggccgcccgccgcccccgcgccgccgccgccgcctctacCCACCGCTCCCGGGCCcggaccggggccggggcaggctgCGGGACCGGGAcagcccccggggccgccgctgcCGGCGCAGGTGGCGGCTGCGCAGGCGCAGGACTTCGACCCGGTGCAGCGGTTCCGCCTTCTCATCCCCCAGCTGAAGGAGAGCCTGCAG accctgaTGAAAGTGGCGGCGCAGAACCTGGTGCAGAACTCCAGCATCGACAACGGGCA GAAGAGCGCCGATGGGGCCCTGCAGCGCTTCGACAAGAGCCTGGAGGAATTCTACGCCCTTTGTGACCAGCTGGAGCTCTGCCTT CGCCTGGCCCACGAGTGCCTCTCGCAGAGCTTTGACAGCGCCAAGCACGCCCCCGCCCTGGTGCCGGCAGCCCCCAAAGGCGAGGGGGGGGCAGGCGAGACCCTCCCCTACACCCAGTACCTGCCCCTCATCAAGGCCCAAATCGCTGGTGCCAAGGACATCCACAACGCCCTGCTGGAGGGAGCCAACAAGATCACTGGCAAGCTTCCCCCACCGGGGGGACCCTGA
- the PAF1 gene encoding RNA polymerase II-associated factor 1 homolog isoform X1, translated as MAPTIQTQAQREEPGHRPSSHRTLPERSGVVCRVKYCNSLPDIPFDPKFITYPFDQNRFVQYKATSLEKQHKHDLLTEPDLGVTIDLINPDTYRIDPSVLLDPADEKLLEEEIQAPTSSKRSQQHAKVVPWMRKTEYISTEFNRYGVSNEKPEVKIGVSVKQQFTEEEIYKDRDSQIAAIEKTFEDAQKAITQHYSKPRVTPVEVMPVFPDFKMWINPCAQVIFDSDPAPKDTSGPAALEMMSQAMIRGMMDEEGNQFVAYFLPVEETLRKRKRDQEEEIDYAPEDVYDYKIAREYNWNVKNKASKGYEENYFFIFREGDGVYYNELETRVRLSKRRARAGVQSGTNAVLVVKHRDMNEKELEAQEARRAQLENHEPEEEEEEEMEAEKEAAGSDEEREKGSESEGGGSGEEEEEAEGSGSSSERGGSARSEEEDEAEDEEEEEGRAGRRSGSDAARAARDQEEIFGSDNDEEDEEEEEEEEEDEESDGGGSEGGPPRSPHLSPSEASEEDDSPSDASDSSSE; from the exons ATGGCTCCCACCATCCAGACGCAGGCGCAGCGGGAGGAGCCGGGCCACAG GCCCAGCTCCCACCGGACGCTGCCCGAGAG gtcggGCGTGGTCTGTCGGGTCAAGTACTGCAACAGTCTCCCTGACATCCCCTTCGACCCCAAGTTCATCACCTATCCCTTCGACCAGAACCG gtttgtGCAGTACAAGGCGACGTCGCTGGAGAAGCAGCACAAGCACGACCTGCTGACGGAGCCCGACTTGGGCGTCACCATCGACCTCATCAACCCCGACACCTACCGCATCGACCCCAGCG TGCTTCTGGACCCAGCggatgagaagctgctagaagagGAGATCCAAGCACCCACCAGCTCCAAGAG GTCGCAGCAACACGCCAAGGTGGTGCCGTGGATGCGCAAGACCGAGTACATCTCCACCGAGTTCAACCGTTACGGCGTCTCCAATGAGAAACCTGAGGTCAA gatCGGTGTGTCAGTGAAGCAGCAGTTCACAGAGGAAGAGATATACAAAGATCGTGATAGCCAGATTGCTGCCATCGAGAAGACGTTTGAGGATGCCCAGAAAGCG ATCACGCAACACTACAGCAAGCCTCGCGTCACCCCCGTTGAGGTCATGCCTGTCTTCCCTGACTTCAAG ATGTGGATCAACCCCTGCGCCCAAGTCATCTTCGACTCGGACCCAGCCCCCAAGGACACAAGTGGCCCGGCTGCGCTGGAGATGATGTCCCAGGCCATGATCAG GGGGATGATGGATGAGGAAGGGAACCAGTTCGTGGCTTATTTCTTGCCCGTGGAGGAAACGCTGCGCAAGCGGAAGCGGGACCAGGAGGAGGAGATAGATTACGCCCCCGAGGACGT GTACGACTACAAGATTGCTCGGGAGTACAACTGGAATGTGAAGAACAAAGCCAGCAAGGGCTACGAGGagaattactttttcattttccgTGAGGGTGACGGAGTCTACTACAATGAGCTGGAGACCAG GGTACGGCTGAGCAAGCGGCGGGCGCGGGCAGGCGTGCAGTCGGGCACCAACGCGGTGCTGGTGgtgaagcaccgtgacatgaacGAGAAGGAGCTGGAGGCCCAG GAAGCACGGCGGGCACAGCTGGAGAACCACgagccggaggaggaggaagaggaggagatggaggctgagaaggaggcagcaggatCAG ATGAAGAGCGGGAGAAGGGCAGTGAGAGCGAGGGTGGGGGAAGcggcgaggaggaagaggaggccgaaggctctggcagcagcagcgagCGGGGGGGTTCAGCCcgcagtgaggaagaggatgaggctGAAGacgaagaggaagaggagggcagagCGGGCCGGCGTAGCGGCAGCGATGCCGCCCGGGCTGCCCGCGATCAGGAGGAGATCTTCGGCAGTGACAACGacgaggaagacgaggaggaagaagaggaggaggaagaagatgaagaGTCTGACGGGGGGGGCAGCGAAGGGggccccccccgcagcccccatcTCAGCCCCAGCGAGGCCTCGGAGGAGGATGACAGCCCCAGCGACGCCTCCGACTCCTCCAGTGAGTGA
- the PAF1 gene encoding RNA polymerase II-associated factor 1 homolog isoform X3 yields MAPTIQTQAQREEPGHRFVQYKATSLEKQHKHDLLTEPDLGVTIDLINPDTYRIDPSVLLDPADEKLLEEEIQAPTSSKRSQQHAKVVPWMRKTEYISTEFNRYGVSNEKPEVKIGVSVKQQFTEEEIYKDRDSQIAAIEKTFEDAQKAITQHYSKPRVTPVEVMPVFPDFKMWINPCAQVIFDSDPAPKDTSGPAALEMMSQAMIRGMMDEEGNQFVAYFLPVEETLRKRKRDQEEEIDYAPEDVYDYKIAREYNWNVKNKASKGYEENYFFIFREGDGVYYNELETRVRLSKRRARAGVQSGTNAVLVVKHRDMNEKELEAQEARRAQLENHEPEEEEEEEMEAEKEAAGSDEEREKGSESEGGGSGEEEEEAEGSGSSSERGGSARSEEEDEAEDEEEEEGRAGRRSGSDAARAARDQEEIFGSDNDEEDEEEEEEEEEDEESDGGGSEGGPPRSPHLSPSEASEEDDSPSDASDSSSE; encoded by the exons ATGGCTCCCACCATCCAGACGCAGGCGCAGCGGGAGGAGCCGGGCCACAG gtttgtGCAGTACAAGGCGACGTCGCTGGAGAAGCAGCACAAGCACGACCTGCTGACGGAGCCCGACTTGGGCGTCACCATCGACCTCATCAACCCCGACACCTACCGCATCGACCCCAGCG TGCTTCTGGACCCAGCggatgagaagctgctagaagagGAGATCCAAGCACCCACCAGCTCCAAGAG GTCGCAGCAACACGCCAAGGTGGTGCCGTGGATGCGCAAGACCGAGTACATCTCCACCGAGTTCAACCGTTACGGCGTCTCCAATGAGAAACCTGAGGTCAA gatCGGTGTGTCAGTGAAGCAGCAGTTCACAGAGGAAGAGATATACAAAGATCGTGATAGCCAGATTGCTGCCATCGAGAAGACGTTTGAGGATGCCCAGAAAGCG ATCACGCAACACTACAGCAAGCCTCGCGTCACCCCCGTTGAGGTCATGCCTGTCTTCCCTGACTTCAAG ATGTGGATCAACCCCTGCGCCCAAGTCATCTTCGACTCGGACCCAGCCCCCAAGGACACAAGTGGCCCGGCTGCGCTGGAGATGATGTCCCAGGCCATGATCAG GGGGATGATGGATGAGGAAGGGAACCAGTTCGTGGCTTATTTCTTGCCCGTGGAGGAAACGCTGCGCAAGCGGAAGCGGGACCAGGAGGAGGAGATAGATTACGCCCCCGAGGACGT GTACGACTACAAGATTGCTCGGGAGTACAACTGGAATGTGAAGAACAAAGCCAGCAAGGGCTACGAGGagaattactttttcattttccgTGAGGGTGACGGAGTCTACTACAATGAGCTGGAGACCAG GGTACGGCTGAGCAAGCGGCGGGCGCGGGCAGGCGTGCAGTCGGGCACCAACGCGGTGCTGGTGgtgaagcaccgtgacatgaacGAGAAGGAGCTGGAGGCCCAG GAAGCACGGCGGGCACAGCTGGAGAACCACgagccggaggaggaggaagaggaggagatggaggctgagaaggaggcagcaggatCAG ATGAAGAGCGGGAGAAGGGCAGTGAGAGCGAGGGTGGGGGAAGcggcgaggaggaagaggaggccgaaggctctggcagcagcagcgagCGGGGGGGTTCAGCCcgcagtgaggaagaggatgaggctGAAGacgaagaggaagaggagggcagagCGGGCCGGCGTAGCGGCAGCGATGCCGCCCGGGCTGCCCGCGATCAGGAGGAGATCTTCGGCAGTGACAACGacgaggaagacgaggaggaagaagaggaggaggaagaagatgaagaGTCTGACGGGGGGGGCAGCGAAGGGggccccccccgcagcccccatcTCAGCCCCAGCGAGGCCTCGGAGGAGGATGACAGCCCCAGCGACGCCTCCGACTCCTCCAGTGAGTGA
- the PAF1 gene encoding RNA polymerase II-associated factor 1 homolog isoform X2 — MAPTIQTQAQREEPGHRSGVVCRVKYCNSLPDIPFDPKFITYPFDQNRFVQYKATSLEKQHKHDLLTEPDLGVTIDLINPDTYRIDPSVLLDPADEKLLEEEIQAPTSSKRSQQHAKVVPWMRKTEYISTEFNRYGVSNEKPEVKIGVSVKQQFTEEEIYKDRDSQIAAIEKTFEDAQKAITQHYSKPRVTPVEVMPVFPDFKMWINPCAQVIFDSDPAPKDTSGPAALEMMSQAMIRGMMDEEGNQFVAYFLPVEETLRKRKRDQEEEIDYAPEDVYDYKIAREYNWNVKNKASKGYEENYFFIFREGDGVYYNELETRVRLSKRRARAGVQSGTNAVLVVKHRDMNEKELEAQEARRAQLENHEPEEEEEEEMEAEKEAAGSDEEREKGSESEGGGSGEEEEEAEGSGSSSERGGSARSEEEDEAEDEEEEEGRAGRRSGSDAARAARDQEEIFGSDNDEEDEEEEEEEEEDEESDGGGSEGGPPRSPHLSPSEASEEDDSPSDASDSSSE, encoded by the exons ATGGCTCCCACCATCCAGACGCAGGCGCAGCGGGAGGAGCCGGGCCACAG gtcggGCGTGGTCTGTCGGGTCAAGTACTGCAACAGTCTCCCTGACATCCCCTTCGACCCCAAGTTCATCACCTATCCCTTCGACCAGAACCG gtttgtGCAGTACAAGGCGACGTCGCTGGAGAAGCAGCACAAGCACGACCTGCTGACGGAGCCCGACTTGGGCGTCACCATCGACCTCATCAACCCCGACACCTACCGCATCGACCCCAGCG TGCTTCTGGACCCAGCggatgagaagctgctagaagagGAGATCCAAGCACCCACCAGCTCCAAGAG GTCGCAGCAACACGCCAAGGTGGTGCCGTGGATGCGCAAGACCGAGTACATCTCCACCGAGTTCAACCGTTACGGCGTCTCCAATGAGAAACCTGAGGTCAA gatCGGTGTGTCAGTGAAGCAGCAGTTCACAGAGGAAGAGATATACAAAGATCGTGATAGCCAGATTGCTGCCATCGAGAAGACGTTTGAGGATGCCCAGAAAGCG ATCACGCAACACTACAGCAAGCCTCGCGTCACCCCCGTTGAGGTCATGCCTGTCTTCCCTGACTTCAAG ATGTGGATCAACCCCTGCGCCCAAGTCATCTTCGACTCGGACCCAGCCCCCAAGGACACAAGTGGCCCGGCTGCGCTGGAGATGATGTCCCAGGCCATGATCAG GGGGATGATGGATGAGGAAGGGAACCAGTTCGTGGCTTATTTCTTGCCCGTGGAGGAAACGCTGCGCAAGCGGAAGCGGGACCAGGAGGAGGAGATAGATTACGCCCCCGAGGACGT GTACGACTACAAGATTGCTCGGGAGTACAACTGGAATGTGAAGAACAAAGCCAGCAAGGGCTACGAGGagaattactttttcattttccgTGAGGGTGACGGAGTCTACTACAATGAGCTGGAGACCAG GGTACGGCTGAGCAAGCGGCGGGCGCGGGCAGGCGTGCAGTCGGGCACCAACGCGGTGCTGGTGgtgaagcaccgtgacatgaacGAGAAGGAGCTGGAGGCCCAG GAAGCACGGCGGGCACAGCTGGAGAACCACgagccggaggaggaggaagaggaggagatggaggctgagaaggaggcagcaggatCAG ATGAAGAGCGGGAGAAGGGCAGTGAGAGCGAGGGTGGGGGAAGcggcgaggaggaagaggaggccgaaggctctggcagcagcagcgagCGGGGGGGTTCAGCCcgcagtgaggaagaggatgaggctGAAGacgaagaggaagaggagggcagagCGGGCCGGCGTAGCGGCAGCGATGCCGCCCGGGCTGCCCGCGATCAGGAGGAGATCTTCGGCAGTGACAACGacgaggaagacgaggaggaagaagaggaggaggaagaagatgaagaGTCTGACGGGGGGGGCAGCGAAGGGggccccccccgcagcccccatcTCAGCCCCAGCGAGGCCTCGGAGGAGGATGACAGCCCCAGCGACGCCTCCGACTCCTCCAGTGAGTGA